In Williamsoniiplasma luminosum, the genomic stretch GTTTTCTTCAAAAATTTAAAAATGGTTTGATTTTGATCATTTTTTTGAATTTCAAATTTTGTCATTTTTAGACCTCCTAGTTTATAAATAGCAGAACAAAAGCGAAAGCATTATATCCAGCATGTGTCAATCAAGTATATGTAACATTCCCTCGACAAACACTAAAAATGGTTGAAAAAACTAATCCCGATAAAACATAACTTAGAATATGTTCGACGTCTCCAGAATTAACATGAATCATTCCAAACATTAAAGCACTGACAAATAAAGCAATGGTTCTATTTCCACACCCAACATAAACAGCATGTCTCATCGCCATTTCTTCCACCAATGGGGCGATTAAAATTGTTAGCACAAATAAAGAAATGATATAAGTGATTCTAATAGTCGGATTTTCATTATTAATTAACCCAATCAACTCTGATTGGTTTTGCGAATCTTCACCTAATGCTGTTCCTTTAACTAAAAAACCATACAACTGCCCGATTCCAATCATCAAACCAATTCCGACCAAAATTACGATCAAGATTTTTAATCAGTCTTTTTTAAATGTGCTAATAATTCTTGTTTTTAAATCAGTCGTTCAATACAAAGCGACAATCGCAACGATGATTTCAGCAATAATTTGAAACCAAAGAAAAATAATGTTTTTCCATTCTGACCCAAAATTGATAAGTGATACAAAAGTACTCAAAAGCACTCCAATAAGTGGGACAAATAATTGGAAACCATAGAAAATAAACAATCCAGATTTAAAAAATAGTGCTTTATCTTTGATTAAAAGAAAAACCAAACCAATAATTGTTGAAGCAAACGAAACTAAAAAATTATAAGTTACTAGTTGTGCATTAGTTTTTTCATCAATTGCTGGAGTTGACATACCACCAATAAATCTGAACATGATCAATGAAATCAAAGGCAAAATTAAACCCGTGATAACAAAAATTATTCCATTAGTTTTGTAATTGTATAAATTAAAATAAAATGGGTATTTGGTATTGGTTTCAGAGCTTGGAATTGATATTTTTTCTCAAACTGATTTTCTATCCATTTTATCTCAAACCTCTTTTAAAATATTCTCTTAATATTTTAACATAAATAAAAAAACAACTATTTAGTTGTTCGTTTATCCGCTGATAACTCCGTTAGCAATCATCGCTGCTTTGATACCTACGATTGCTTCTTCAGCA encodes the following:
- a CDS encoding CPBP family intramembrane glutamic endopeptidase, which produces MDRKSVWEKISIPSSETNTKYPFYFNLYNYKTNGIIFVITGLILPLISLIMFRFIGGMSTPAIDEKTNAQLVTYNFLVSFASTIIGLVFLLIKDKALFFKSGLFIFYGFQLFVPLIGVLLSTFVSLINFGSEWKNIIFLWFQIIAEIIVAIVALYWTTDLKTRIISTFKKDWLKILIVILVGIGLMIGIGQLYGFLVKGTALGEDSQNQSELIGLINNENPTIRITYIISLFVLTILIAPLVEEMAMRHAVYVGCGNRTIALFVSALMFGMIHVNSGDVEHILSYVLSGLVFSTIFSVCRGNVTYTWLTHAGYNAFAFVLLFIN